One Solea senegalensis isolate Sse05_10M linkage group LG13, IFAPA_SoseM_1, whole genome shotgun sequence DNA segment encodes these proteins:
- the LOC122780178 gene encoding cytochrome c oxidase assembly factor 4 homolog, mitochondrial gives MSTPSPHDRSRNDDEDDPVEQMISRTGCAELHYAVQECMAEHQDWRACQSQVRTFKDCMMDFQKARKEHLMTQQSTKPTAS, from the coding sequence ATGTCAACCCCTTCACCCCACGATCGCAGCCGCAATGACGATGAGGATGACCCCGTCGAACAGATGATATCACGGACCGGCTGTGCAGAGCTACATTATGCCGTACAAGAGTGCATGGCTGAACACCAGGACTGGCGAGCTTGCCAGAGCCAGGTCAGGACTTTCAAAGACTGCATGATGGATTTCCAAAAAGCCCGCAAAGAACACCTGATGACTCAGCAGTCCACCAAGCCCACAGCCAGCTGA
- the LOC122780174 gene encoding olfactory receptor 24-like, whose translation MSSHKADLNESVIIHPPGFYIIGFLNFPNISVYIIFLGGVYVVSVVFNISLMCIIAFDQRLHSPKFLAVANLAVIDVILNTSTIPGMIKTFLLKDNFVPFNLCLAQMFFHYFALSMESCALAILAYDRLIAICFPLRQCVFNTLPIMFGIVCVFWGYHLGLLAYSTIIMTRLSFCNSVRVFSYFCDYAPVFRLACNDYTLQWKMASLSILILIGPLTFILLSYLSILVTVFRMKSVGSRMKALTTCIEHLILVAVFYIPIMSIYFLGLFIKSIDPDQRVLSLSLASCLPPCINPIVYSLKTKEIRNRALALVGKNPNP comes from the coding sequence ATGTCCTCACACAAGGCAGATTTAAACGAGTCTGTCATCATTCATCCTCCAGGTTTCTATATCATTGGATTTCTGAATTTCCCCAACATCAGTGTCTATATAATCTTTCTAGGAGGCGTCTATGTTGTTTCCGTAGTGTTCAATATTTCATTGATGTGCATTATTGCTTTTGACCAGAGGTTACACTCTCCAAAATTTCTGGCTGTCGCTAACCTTGCAGTGATCGACGTAATCTTGAACACGAGCACGATTCCTGGCATGATCAAGACTTTCCTCCTGAAGGACAACTTTGTTCCATTCAACCTGTGTCTCGCACAAATGTTTTTCCACTATTTTGCACTATCGATGGAATCTTGTGCACTTGCCATACTGGCCTATGACCGGTTGATTGCCATATGTTTTCCTCTGCGTCAGTGTGTTTTCAACACGCTGCCGATCATGTTTGgtattgtctgtgttttttggggttaTCATCTGGGATTGCTCGCGTACAGCACAATAATCATGACTCGACTGTCTTTTTGCAATTCTGTCAGAGtgtttagttatttttgtgactaTGCACCCGTGTTCAGACTGGCATGTAATGATTACACCTTACAGTGGAAGATGGCTTCACTTTCTATTTTAATCCTAATCGGCCCCcttacttttattcttttatcctATCTCAGCATCCTTGTGACCGTGTTCAGGATGAAATCAGTGGGCAGTCGGATGAAAGCGCTCACCACTTGCATTGAGCACTTGATtcttgttgctgtgttttataTCCCTATAATGAGCATTTACTTTCTAGGACTGTTTATAAAAAGCATCGATCCAGACCAGCGTGTGCTGAGTCTGTCTCTGGCCTCTTGCCTCCCCCCCTGCATTAATCCCATTGTATATTCCTTGAAAAcaaaggagatcagaaacagaGCCCTGGCACTCGTCGGGAAAAATCCAAACCCTTGA